The DNA sequence GCAAGGTAGATAGATATCTTCAAACTTCAATGGACAATGATATCACAATATGTTCCCAATTTGAACATAGATTTGGGGTAATCCCTAGAAATACAAGCAAAAACACAATTGCACCTCCATAACCGGTTTAAATACTGATGCTCTATAGGTACAAAATTTAAGACCCTTGGTTTCAGATTCACCTTTCTAACAATGAATTTACACACGTTAAATGCCACTAAACAAAACCTATGAACTACATTGCCTTTGGCATCACCAACATTTCACAAAAAATACACCTTCACACTGGATTTGACCTATTCAACTACTACTAAATGTACCCATTCTTCTATAATTCTCTTTGTTTTAAAATATCTGCtactttaaaattttgaatttacaaatattttaaaacaaaagaatgttatttattcattaaatctaAGGGATTTAAGTCACTGCACAATAAATACTATTTGTGTGGCCAAATCAGCCTCTCCAATTTGTGGCGGTTGGAGCGCAAACAGCTTCAACTGATAACCGCTTCATCACCTTTGGGCACGGGTCTTGCCCAAAATTGCTGTTTGTAACTGTAACCGTGCATCTTTGTTTTCCTATACATTTCTGTGGAAATGAAACAAAAAGCTAGAAGGTTAAACTCACATGCCAAAGAAACATTTAGTTATTATTAATGGTTTTAGACACTAATTTACCAAAGCAATGATCTTCTAAACTGTTAATAACTTAAGCTTTTAAAGGTTAAATTGTGCTTCATTGTTAGGTGGAAACTCcacatgaagttgataactgagagccgttagatgaaaatttagtcaaataaatcaaatcacttaactactctcaactatcaacttcacgtgaagtcgattgcACTTGAGTTTTTACTTCATTGTTATTGTAAAGTTAATAGAGTAGGTTGTGAAACCAAGAGTAAGAGGTAAAGCACAAGCACCTTCTCTAAAATGGCGTAGGATGAGGGGGAATGACATGCTCCTTGCTCATAGTTCCCACAAGTCCCTAGAGGAGTTCCAAAGCTTGCAAATTTGATGATGGAGATGGTCTGGCCAGGGCTGCAATGcaagtgaatctttggtgggtggAACTCCTCTGATTTCCCAAAGCTCTCAATATGCCAATTCTTAATGTTCGGATGAAACTCCGGCACGTCGGCGCAGACGCTGCTCACTGACCTCTTCACAAGAGAGATTCTCAAAGGATTGCCTCCGAGCTCCTCAAAAATAACCAGTAGATTTTGACTTGGCTTCAACCATGACCGTGGTACATGGTACCTGAAATATTTGTGGACAAGAGTTTAAAATTATTTAGGATTCAGtgtttaaggtttaggatttatgatttataAAAAATGGTGATCTTAACAAGTTTTTTTACCATCTCTGGGTTGGTTCGCCACAACCAAATTGGCACTTTGGAGGCTTAAATGACCCAGCATAATTACAGCCACTACAATTGCCATTAGCATATGTGGTCCAGTATCTTCCAATGCTCTGTCCATTAATCCATATTTGACCTTTTCCCATGCCCTCCATATCCAATGCCAACGGTTCGTCTCCTTCGGGAGCATCAAAAAAAGTCTGCAAGAGGTTTACAGAATTGTATCTGTTTGTTTAGCTAATTGTTTagtcagaaactttgcatatttctCTTGAATGTTACCTTGTGCCATGTTAGTGGCTGATTTCTTTGTACAACTATCGCCGATTGCATCCACTCGACTGCAGAAAAACCATTAGGAGATGCAAGATTCATGGCCTCTCCTTTCAGCCCAACCTATTAATTTGAATGCTTTAGTATATATTGTCTTGAATGTGAAATGAGCCAGCATAAGCATGCATCCAAAGTGAGATTAATTAACAAACCTGATAAGTCCATTTCTGCCATGACAAGTCCCACTTTCCTTGGTCAAGTCCATGGAGTGAAACTGGACCTAGGATTCCTGTGTTCCATGACTCATAATGTTCACCAACATTCTTtgacaacaaaaagaaaaagagttttgttAATGACATTGGATGTTAGGAGGGAAAAAGAAACAATCATGCTATGTGTAAATAAAAAATCAGCCACCCAATTATTTACCGGTATAAAATATGTTAAAACACAAAAtgaaaatacacattgaaaatgagttaaacaacaaatatatttatacacaaatacatgatAGCTGATTTTTGAGATGCacataaaatttttgttttcgtTAATAGCTGGGTTTCTGTCTATAGGTGACCTAATTAGCAGTTACAAAACATCATACAACTTAAAACCAACATCATATAACAAGCACCAAGTTTTGGAGCGAAAGAAACTTACTGGAAGTCCAATGGCAACACTGAGCAGAGCAATTCTGTTTGTTCCGGCACGAAGATTTACCTTGCCGGTATATGTGATTCTTCTATACTCCCTTGTTCCATAGGCAGAACCTAGTTTCAATGATATACCATGCTTGATTTTACTAAACAACCAGCAATGTGATCCTAGAAATAATAAAGTAGAACTTCATACCAGAAAGTTGACCATTGATGAAAACATGGACAGCATGTCCTGTAGACCGAACGATAAGAGTAGGGAGTTCGCCTCCATGTAGAAACGATTCGGACGAACCTATATCAATGCTGCATATACATAGTATCTAATGAGTTACAAAAATTATGTATACTCAAAAGATCAAACTTAAGAAGCTAAACAAAATTAGCTGTGACTTGTGAAGTTCAATCAGGCTCATCACCTTGTCATATACCAAAGATAGTCGCTCGCATCGCGGGTTACATTTAGCTGGTCCAGGAGAGCCGGGGCAGTGATTGTAGAGCCGCTGTCGTCTAAAGAAGACGGATCTTCATCGAAACTCTCCCATGAGAACATATGAGTACTAGTTGGCAGCATTTGCATTTGAGATGTTTGCACTCCTACCTGCAAGTAGAAGAGTAATTCATTACTAAGTTTTCCCAATTATTAAATAcagaacaaaaatacaaaatgataCGAAAATCTATCAGATTTTTGTTCCATACTTTTGCTGTATTGAAGGCAACATTCCTACAATCTGGGAGGATGCTAACGGACCAAGGTGGCAAAGTGTAATGCATGTTATTAAACATGATTCTAACTGAGGATTTTGAATCATAGTTTGAGAGGAAAGCAGCGCAATCGCCGGATTCCGTCGAGTATACATGAGCCTGGAAAAAAATTACAGATGTTACAGGGTTAGTAGAGACTATATAGAGAAGCTAATCACATGTGGGAAGCAGAATGAGTATGAAGTAATTAAGGCTAAAACCTGTTGAGAGGCTCCTAGTGAAGTAACAATTGGATCAGTTGAAACCAAAGCTCGCTCACACATCTTGATAGCTTTATGAAGCTCTTTTAAATGACCATACTTGGGTTGCCTAATCAAACCTGCAAATGTTTTTGTTGAATGAAAAAATTGTCACTGAACTCATCAACCATAGAGTTTAGGTGTTTGGGTATGTTTGTTTGAAAGTGAAAAtagagtaaattttttttatacagaAGTATAATGTGCAAATTCACACTACACTCCAAATTATCCACCTAAATCTTCATATTAGGATAACCATCCacacacctagtgaattgaatATCGATATAtcaattgttcacattgtttaatattttcattgtctacctatacttttcctttgaaaaatcatattggGTTAAATATCTTTTTGAtcttataaaatatacattttttttttgttgtacatcttataatttttttaaaaataaattttaaaaattgtctaTCTTGATTCTTGACattaaaaatattcatttaagTAATGAGGCAACTGATTAATATTTCTGTGGTGTGTCACATTAACAGTAACACTATTTGAtgggaattaaaataaataacttttaagTTTTATTGTAAAAGAATTATGAAGattaaaatagaagaagtaatatatatatatatataacgaaaCCTTATTTAAgccacttttattgatgattagtgACTACATTATTAAATTTGCTGTTAGGAATTTTGGTTGTTACCAAGTGAATAATAGAGACGATAGCACGTAGAAAGTGCTGCATTTTAAATTCTCACCATATTCATCTAGTGGAGCATCATAGTCATAGCTGGTAGTAATGAAAGGGCCACCAGCTGTTCGTCCAAAATTGGTTCCACCGTGATACTAGAAAAAAAATGTGAACTGTCTTGGtcaaattgcaaaaattaaatagGTTCCATCATTATCATCTTGTCAATATAATTTTCCAAATTTAATGAATTTACTTTAAATAAACTAACCATGTAGTAGTTTACAAAGGACCCTCCACGTATTATAAATCTAGCAACCGCAAATGCCAAATCCTGTACGGGTCTTTTGTGAATTGGACCTCCAAATTCCGTAAACCTGCATATATTATCATGCAGCAGGGTCctcattatttaatataaattatagatttaatagtgatttattttattactttataatTTTTCTCATTTTAAAGGAGGTGTGACTGAtaactgaaaaagaaaatgtttaCCAGCCACTCCAAGCCTCTGTCCATATCATTGGCTTATAGGGTCTATTGGGAGTGAACTTGTCACAATAGAAGCCATTGCACGTGTTTATCTGTTGTCAAAACACATTAGTTTAGTTGCCGTACTCCTTTTGAGAAATGTATTACAACTAATTTtggatctttattttattttagagcaatgctagggacagtaacatttgtgattggtagccatcaattagtcatcaatgatgatttgatggtataagattggtgtgaaatttcatccaatgactcacctttTTCTGCTGGTTATATGCTAgccaaaatacaataaaattactGGCcccttaaatttttcttttattttatattatatttcttGTTATATCTCAGCCAACACATTAGAAGTAGTTAGTTATATAGTGCATATAAAGTTTAAGGATTTGGATTCTCtcaagtttgaatttcactttaaagaGTAAAATGTGATttcttactatttattttataggcGGGACTAAgagtaaatatgagagagaaaccatttaaagtagaagatcacactttaccctttaaaataaaaattcaaaatttaaaagatccaaatctaaagtttaaatattattaattttaacataataatataaattttaaggaGTTAAGATTTAAATTAATCTATAAAATTTCATTTATACACGAATAAAACTTCAAAGATCAATCCAAATCTTGAATATTTGACATTTCGACTTTTAGTATATCATTGAAGATTTTATTTATGCTGATCACCTTCGAAGTTACAGATTTAAGGttgtgtttgtttttagagatagGACAGAACAGAACATGACACTGAGATGGAGACAATAAGataaagacactaaaaattattttctgtgtattgtgtttggatatgaTGTATAAGTGATAAAAATAACAAGTTAGGATGCtactaaaaaaagttaaaaaactcACCACTGGATCTGGTGCATCCTCTTCCTTGCACATGACCCATGGGACTCCTGTTCCCGTCTGAATCGCCATTTTAGCAGCCCAATTAACATAGTTTCGGCCAGCTTCTCCAAGTAACTTACTCTGGGCCCCATACTCATTCTCAATCTGGACCAACATTTTGCACATGCTTCGTTATTATTCCCAGATCTACTCTTGAGTGAATGTGAATCAAAAGTTACAGCTACTCTACtaccacttttttattttattagtgctGGACATGAAAAATTCTCTCATAACAGCTACTACTCTAACAATTAATGACAATCAATTGCAGAATAAaatacaagaagaagaaagtataCCTGAGATAGTATGATAGGGCCACCTTGGGATTCAAACAGACCCTCACTCTTCATCATTCCAACAATCTTCTCAGTAAATCCTTGCATTGCCCTCTGCAAATCAAATTCTCAATTGAAAAATTCAATTCATAAGAAGATGTTGAACTCAATTATGTGACACACCTTGAAAGGTTCATTGTCTGTTCTGAAGCTTATTCCAGGAACATACTTCAGCCACACAGGAAATCCTCTATatacaaccaaaaaaaaaatgataaataaaattaaagattaaattaaaagttgtaAAAGTAGTAGTGGAGAATCGAAGGTACCCGAAGTTCCATTCAGCACAGACATAAGGTCCAATGCGAAGATGAGCGTAGAGACCAGCTTTCTGTATTATCTTCATGAATCTCACCAGATCATATCTTCCTTCAAAATTGTACTGAGCATGCAGAAAACACAGTGAACAAAGATcaaattgaaaaaagaattgaaaCAGAAGCCAGATAATAATAAGAAGAGAGTGAGGTACATTGCCAGGGGAAGGCTCATGAACATTCCAGAACACATAGGTTTCAATCACATCTATTCCTCCTTCTTTTGCCTTCTCAATTAGATCTTCCCACATCTGCacaattcaaatataaatatCAGAAACTTCGCTTTAATTCTAATTGAACTGGTAAAGTACTACACCGACAGTTATTTTGAGATGTTAAgcgtttcatattttttattaagtgGAAATTTAAGTGCAGTCCCCGATAGCCAGATAaatgatttaactgatttgactaaattttcatctaacagttttcagttatcaattttacgtTAAGTCGACTCCATTTGAACTTCCACCTTATTATTCTCAGGGGAAAAAAGAGGGGATTAGATTACATACATCAGGGGTACTTCTAGGATAATGCATGGAGCCAGAGAAAAGGATTCTTCTTT is a window from the Arachis hypogaea cultivar Tifrunner chromosome 1, arahy.Tifrunner.gnm2.J5K5, whole genome shotgun sequence genome containing:
- the LOC112789507 gene encoding beta-galactosidase 3 is translated as METSSVSKVVFAFCLALCLVTHLVHSTVTYDRKAILINGQRRILFSGSMHYPRSTPDMWEDLIEKAKEGGIDVIETYVFWNVHEPSPGNYNFEGRYDLVRFMKIIQKAGLYAHLRIGPYVCAEWNFGGFPVWLKYVPGISFRTDNEPFKRAMQGFTEKIVGMMKSEGLFESQGGPIILSQIENEYGAQSKLLGEAGRNYVNWAAKMAIQTGTGVPWVMCKEEDAPDPVINTCNGFYCDKFTPNRPYKPMIWTEAWSGWFTEFGGPIHKRPVQDLAFAVARFIIRGGSFVNYYMYHGGTNFGRTAGGPFITTSYDYDAPLDEYGLIRQPKYGHLKELHKAIKMCERALVSTDPIVTSLGASQQAHVYSTESGDCAAFLSNYDSKSSVRIMFNNMHYTLPPWSVSILPDCRNVAFNTAKVGVQTSQMQMLPTSTHMFSWESFDEDPSSLDDSGSTITAPALLDQLNVTRDASDYLWYMTSIDIGSSESFLHGGELPTLIVRSTGHAVHVFINGQLSGSAYGTREYRRITYTGKVNLRAGTNRIALLSVAIGLPNVGEHYESWNTGILGPVSLHGLDQGKWDLSWQKWTYQVGLKGEAMNLASPNGFSAVEWMQSAIVVQRNQPLTWHKTFFDAPEGDEPLALDMEGMGKGQIWINGQSIGRYWTTYANGNCSGCNYAGSFKPPKCQFGCGEPTQRWYHVPRSWLKPSQNLLVIFEELGGNPLRISLVKRSVSSVCADVPEFHPNIKNWHIESFGKSEEFHPPKIHLHCSPGQTISIIKFASFGTPLGTCGNYEQGACHSPSSYAILEKKCIGKQRCTVTVTNSNFGQDPCPKVMKRLSVEAVCAPTATNWRG